The Crocosphaera subtropica ATCC 51142 genome includes a window with the following:
- the hemB gene encoding porphobilinogen synthase, which yields MFPINRPRRLRQNDHLRRMVRETILTTNDLIYPLFAVPGSSVAKEVVSMPGVYQLSIDKIVDEAKEVYDLGIPAIILFGIPEEKDTEATGAWHDHGIVQQAATAVKEAIPDLVVIVDTCLCEYTSHGHCGYLEVGDLTGRVLNDPTLELLKKTAVSQANAGADIIAPSGMMDGFVQAIREGLDEAGFNHIPILSYAAKYASAYYGPFRDAADSSPQFGDRRTYQMDPGNAREALKEVDLDIAEGADMLMVKPALSYMDIIWRVKEMTDLPVAAYNVSGEYSMVKAAALKGWIDEKKVTLETLTSFKRAGADLILTYHAKDAARWLQEG from the coding sequence ATGTTTCCTATTAACCGTCCTCGTCGTTTGCGTCAGAATGATCACCTCCGTCGTATGGTGCGTGAAACCATATTGACCACTAATGATCTAATTTACCCTTTATTTGCGGTTCCAGGTAGTAGTGTCGCCAAAGAAGTCGTTTCTATGCCGGGGGTTTATCAGCTATCTATTGATAAGATAGTCGATGAAGCCAAGGAAGTCTATGATCTCGGTATTCCTGCCATTATTTTATTTGGTATTCCTGAAGAGAAGGACACAGAGGCGACCGGTGCATGGCATGATCATGGTATTGTGCAACAAGCAGCTACAGCCGTTAAAGAGGCTATTCCTGATCTAGTGGTTATTGTGGATACTTGTTTATGTGAGTATACCAGTCATGGTCACTGTGGTTACTTGGAAGTCGGTGACTTAACGGGAAGAGTATTAAACGATCCTACCTTAGAATTATTAAAGAAAACGGCTGTTTCTCAGGCTAACGCAGGGGCCGATATCATTGCACCTTCGGGGATGATGGATGGTTTTGTACAAGCCATTCGAGAAGGGTTAGACGAGGCTGGATTTAACCATATTCCTATCTTATCCTATGCTGCCAAGTATGCCTCAGCTTATTATGGACCGTTTCGGGATGCTGCGGACTCTTCTCCTCAATTTGGCGATCGCCGTACCTATCAGATGGACCCTGGAAATGCTAGAGAAGCGTTAAAAGAGGTGGATCTCGACATTGCAGAGGGGGCTGATATGTTGATGGTTAAACCTGCTTTATCTTACATGGATATTATTTGGCGGGTCAAGGAAATGACGGATCTTCCGGTTGCTGCTTATAATGTTTCGGGGGAATATTCGATGGTGAAAGCTGCTGCTTTAAAGGGTTGGATCGATGAGAAGAAAGTTACTTTAGAAACTCTTACCAGTTTTAAGCGTGCCGGTGCTGATTTAATCTTAACTTATCATGCTAAAGATGCAGCCCGTTGGTTACAAGAAGGATAG
- a CDS encoding FdhF/YdeP family oxidoreductase, whose product MGGGLPLIEDWANYTLSADAIDIWKTLFHKSACLSCAWGTGGQKGGFTNEVGETLQRCVKSVEAISSELQPGIQPHFFTQYSVTDLQQLTSHEADKLGRLTFPVILRKGDSHYQRISWDEVYNLVETAFKKPSDRIASYSSGRSSNEAAYLLQLMMRSLGSNNLADCSDLCHRASAVGLKTVFGTGTSLVSLESLKASDCVVLVGSNAPANHPRLMNELIKIRDRGGTVIVINPVEEIGLKKFASPAFPLKSLIPGSDIASLFLKPHPGSDLAIFVGIQKSLIERGLIQPDFLENYTENWQTILQQSQATSWETITDTCGVSKEDMETAATLISEANGVVFAWAMGVTQQLHGVETIFSIANTALMTANVGKLGAGLMPIRGHSNVQGFGSMGVSNILKKEIQDALETLLGRSLNPIPGYDARSLIDAADDNKVDSLLCLGGNLYAANPDLTQAKRALGNIKTVIYLSTKPNLGHFHGLAAETTLILPVYARFENPHKTTVESGNNFVRLNDEGKTHLQNADLVSEIDFMTELAHRLLGDSPVDWRKLQDTRYVRKLISETIPGYEKIAHIDETKEEFTISGRIFTEPKFPTASGKAMMQETPLPTITLPQPSEFGVSGPFSGVVVALITGRSYRQHNTVVYRNDDPYRGMPHRHCILMNVEDVTKAGLNNYQRVTVQGDGGKLDNIEIICGEIKPGAALMFYPEANILMKAHLDKRSQTPAYKRVPVLVYNVDH is encoded by the coding sequence ATGGGCGGTGGTTTACCCTTGATAGAAGACTGGGCAAATTACACCCTTTCTGCTGATGCGATAGACATCTGGAAAACCCTATTTCATAAAAGTGCGTGTTTATCTTGCGCATGGGGAACCGGAGGACAAAAAGGTGGGTTTACTAATGAAGTCGGGGAAACCCTACAACGGTGTGTCAAAAGTGTCGAAGCAATATCCTCTGAGTTACAACCAGGAATACAACCCCATTTCTTTACACAATATTCTGTCACAGACTTACAACAGTTAACTTCACATGAAGCAGATAAACTGGGCCGTTTAACCTTCCCTGTTATTCTACGCAAAGGAGACAGTCATTATCAACGGATCAGTTGGGATGAAGTTTATAATTTAGTTGAAACAGCATTTAAGAAACCTTCCGATCGCATTGCTTCCTATAGTTCCGGACGATCCTCTAACGAAGCAGCTTATCTTCTACAGTTGATGATGCGATCGCTTGGCTCTAATAACTTAGCAGATTGTTCTGATTTGTGTCATCGTGCCTCAGCAGTGGGGTTAAAAACCGTATTTGGTACAGGGACATCTTTAGTCAGTTTGGAAAGCTTAAAAGCTTCTGACTGCGTGGTTTTGGTGGGTTCCAATGCACCAGCAAACCACCCTCGTCTGATGAATGAATTAATAAAAATACGCGATCGTGGGGGAACCGTTATCGTGATCAACCCTGTCGAAGAAATAGGGTTAAAAAAGTTCGCTTCTCCTGCATTTCCCCTCAAGTCTCTTATACCAGGATCAGATATTGCATCCTTATTCTTAAAACCTCATCCGGGTAGCGATCTTGCTATCTTTGTCGGGATACAAAAATCTTTGATAGAAAGAGGGTTAATACAACCAGATTTCTTAGAAAATTATACGGAAAATTGGCAAACAATTCTACAACAGTCTCAAGCAACTTCTTGGGAGACTATTACAGATACTTGTGGTGTTTCCAAAGAAGACATGGAAACTGCTGCAACTCTCATCAGTGAAGCAAACGGTGTGGTGTTTGCTTGGGCCATGGGTGTGACGCAACAGTTACACGGTGTAGAAACTATTTTTAGTATTGCAAACACAGCATTAATGACCGCAAATGTGGGAAAATTAGGTGCTGGTTTAATGCCTATTCGTGGCCATTCTAATGTACAAGGGTTTGGATCAATGGGAGTCAGCAACATCCTCAAAAAAGAGATCCAAGACGCATTAGAAACGTTATTAGGGCGATCGCTTAATCCTATCCCAGGTTATGACGCGCGATCGCTTATCGATGCAGCAGATGACAACAAGGTAGACAGTTTGTTATGTTTGGGTGGAAATCTTTATGCAGCTAACCCTGACTTAACCCAAGCAAAACGCGCTTTAGGTAACATTAAAACGGTTATCTATCTTTCTACGAAACCCAACTTAGGCCATTTTCATGGCCTCGCAGCAGAAACTACTCTCATTCTTCCTGTCTATGCAAGGTTTGAAAACCCCCATAAAACCACTGTTGAGTCAGGGAATAATTTTGTTAGGTTAAATGATGAGGGAAAAACTCACCTACAAAATGCCGATCTTGTCTCCGAAATCGACTTTATGACAGAATTAGCCCATCGTCTCTTAGGAGATAGTCCCGTAGACTGGCGCAAGTTACAAGACACCCGTTATGTCAGAAAACTTATTTCTGAAACCATTCCAGGTTACGAAAAGATTGCACATATAGACGAAACAAAGGAAGAATTTACTATTTCAGGTCGCATTTTTACTGAACCGAAGTTTCCCACAGCATCAGGTAAAGCGATGATGCAAGAAACACCTTTACCCACTATTACCTTACCCCAACCGTCAGAGTTTGGCGTGTCTGGCCCCTTTTCTGGGGTGGTAGTTGCCTTAATTACTGGACGCAGTTATCGTCAACATAATACGGTAGTCTATCGTAACGATGATCCCTATCGCGGTATGCCTCACCGTCATTGTATCTTAATGAATGTCGAAGATGTGACTAAAGCAGGGTTAAATAATTATCAACGGGTAACAGTGCAAGGAGATGGGGGAAAATTGGACAATATTGAGATTATTTGCGGTGAAATTAAACCAGGTGCTGCTTTAATGTTCTATCCTGAAGCTAATATCTTGATGAAAGCACATTTAGATAAGCGATCGCAAACCCCTGCATATAAACGAGTCCCCGTCTTGGTTTACAATGTTGATCATTAA
- a CDS encoding DUF421 domain-containing protein, whose translation MFNSLNYLFNTAIVGILAYVGIIILLRISGKRTLSKWNSFDFVVTIAFGSILAAMLLSSNTSLAQGLLGFGLLVLFQYLLTWIAARSPIIQQLIKAKPTLLLYQGKILDSALKNERVSEGEILAAIRASGISSVEDVEAVVLETDGSFSVIKEKPSHSDSAFKDVQGYNSHLSNLIVS comes from the coding sequence ATGTTCAATAGTTTAAATTATTTGTTCAACACAGCCATTGTAGGAATTTTAGCTTATGTTGGGATAATCATTTTATTGCGTATTTCTGGTAAACGAACATTATCAAAATGGAATTCTTTTGATTTCGTTGTGACCATTGCCTTTGGTTCTATTTTGGCTGCTATGCTTTTGTCATCAAACACCTCTTTGGCTCAAGGTCTTCTGGGATTTGGTTTATTGGTACTTTTTCAATATCTTTTGACTTGGATAGCGGCTCGTTCTCCAATTATACAACAATTAATAAAAGCAAAACCAACGCTACTGTTATATCAAGGAAAAATTCTTGATTCTGCGTTAAAAAATGAAAGAGTTAGTGAAGGAGAAATATTAGCTGCTATACGAGCTAGTGGTATTTCATCGGTAGAAGATGTTGAAGCAGTTGTATTAGAAACCGATGGTAGCTTTAGTGTTATTAAGGAAAAACCCAGTCACTCTGATTCTGCTTTTAAAGATGTTCAAGGTTATAACTCCCATTTATCTAACTTAATTGTATCTTAA
- the csaB gene encoding polysaccharide pyruvyl transferase CsaB: MRAVISGYYGKGNGGDEALLMSLLQMLPSEIEPIILSANPRKTYEQYGVKTCPNRSAFPILETLTNADLFIWGGGSLMQDVTSLRSPIYYAGLMALAQQKGLKTIAWAQGIGPLNNPFTRWLTRQVLLGCTAVSVRDYKSAELVSKWHINPLIAPDPVWALTAKFVPGLADLPAPRVAVNLRSHPLLTPQRLKILTQALIDFQKATNTCLLLVPFQASQDLEIARSIAKKLPGSYKIIQLENPRELKGVFKGVEMTIGMRLHSLIMAASEECKCFALSYDPKVNYLMEEIEIPGWDLGKLPSDPNVISTAWLEYFVNGEPLLKDRIQSLTDRAFMHQEILQKLILNQ, from the coding sequence ATGCGGGCAGTCATTAGTGGTTATTACGGCAAGGGAAATGGTGGAGATGAAGCTTTATTAATGTCGTTATTACAAATGTTACCCTCTGAGATTGAACCCATTATCCTCTCAGCGAACCCCCGTAAAACCTACGAACAATATGGAGTGAAAACCTGTCCCAATCGCTCTGCATTTCCTATTTTGGAAACCCTAACAAACGCTGATCTTTTTATCTGGGGTGGGGGAAGTTTAATGCAAGATGTGACCAGTTTACGGAGTCCGATTTATTATGCAGGATTGATGGCATTAGCTCAGCAAAAAGGGTTAAAAACTATTGCTTGGGCCCAAGGTATTGGCCCTTTAAATAATCCCTTTACTCGTTGGTTGACTCGTCAAGTTTTATTAGGTTGCACTGCAGTTAGTGTTAGAGATTATAAGTCCGCAGAATTGGTATCAAAATGGCATATTAATCCCCTCATTGCCCCTGATCCCGTTTGGGCTTTAACGGCTAAATTTGTGCCAGGTTTAGCAGATTTACCAGCCCCTAGAGTGGCTGTAAATTTACGGAGTCATCCCCTATTAACCCCTCAACGTTTAAAGATATTAACTCAAGCTTTAATTGATTTCCAAAAAGCTACTAATACCTGTCTTTTATTGGTTCCGTTTCAAGCTTCTCAAGATTTAGAAATTGCTCGTTCTATTGCTAAAAAATTACCAGGATCTTACAAAATTATTCAGTTAGAAAATCCCAGAGAATTAAAAGGGGTATTTAAAGGGGTAGAAATGACCATCGGAATGCGTTTACATAGCTTGATCATGGCTGCTTCTGAAGAGTGTAAATGTTTTGCCCTCAGTTATGATCCTAAAGTCAACTATTTAATGGAAGAAATAGAAATTCCTGGATGGGACTTAGGTAAACTGCCTAGTGATCCTAATGTGATTAGTACCGCTTGGTTAGAATATTTTGTGAATGGAGAACCTTTACTTAAAGATCGGATTCAATCTTTAACTGATCGCGCTTTTATGCACCAAGAAATCTTACAAAAATTAATACTTAACCAATAA
- the pgr5 gene encoding cyclic electron transport protein PGR5: MFAPIVILLRDRLGKVKFNKLRGEAIKLHSQVITNFCENLGIDRTARQNMIRTARDNGKKLGLLA, encoded by the coding sequence ATGTTTGCGCCTATCGTTATTTTATTACGCGATCGCCTAGGGAAAGTGAAATTTAATAAGCTACGGGGTGAAGCCATTAAATTACATTCCCAAGTCATTACTAACTTTTGTGAAAACCTTGGTATTGATAGAACCGCCAGACAAAACATGATTAGAACCGCCAGAGATAATGGTAAAAAGTTAGGTTTACTGGCTTAA
- the psb34 gene encoding photosystem II assembly protein Psb34 — translation MFTTSDENGILNNFANEPDIYYAAYPTQQQQRGYLVQGVLATLLVMGLGIITVLIS, via the coding sequence ATGTTTACCACCAGTGACGAAAACGGCATTCTCAATAACTTTGCAAATGAACCTGATATCTATTACGCTGCTTATCCGACACAACAGCAGCAACGGGGTTATTTAGTACAGGGTGTCTTGGCAACATTGCTGGTTATGGGTTTAGGGATTATTACGGTTCTGATTAGCTAG
- a CDS encoding 2Fe-2S iron-sulfur cluster-binding protein, with amino-acid sequence MSRYHTIRIYHRQVNQEYTLKVPEDRYILHSAEDQGYELPFSCRNGACTTCAVRILSGEVDQPEAVGLSPELRKKGYALLCVSYAKSDLEVETQDEDEVYELQFGRYFGKGKVKLGFPLDDD; translated from the coding sequence ATGAGTCGTTATCACACCATTCGTATTTATCATCGTCAAGTTAATCAAGAATATACTCTAAAAGTTCCTGAAGATCGCTATATTCTCCATAGTGCAGAAGATCAAGGTTATGAACTTCCTTTTTCTTGTCGGAATGGAGCGTGTACCACTTGCGCTGTGCGTATTTTATCAGGGGAAGTTGACCAACCTGAAGCAGTAGGACTCTCTCCTGAACTCAGAAAAAAAGGTTATGCTTTACTATGTGTTAGTTATGCTAAATCAGACCTAGAAGTAGAAACTCAAGACGAAGATGAGGTTTATGAATTACAATTTGGACGCTATTTTGGTAAAGGGAAAGTTAAATTAGGATTCCCCTTAGACGATGATTAG
- a CDS encoding GTP-binding protein, protein MSKANNDKSWHFQELDDALVSFDEIQEQLNYQKAQDSLRNLVNHLDLTHQEQIGLESELNNLTEMLEKLEHSVVQIAAFGMVGRGKSSVLNALLGEEIFKTGPLHGVTQGIDTADWTLKQDDNIKGLQTVALSGWGQSQIQLIDTPGIDEVDGETREILAHQMAKQVDLILFVISGDMTKVEFEALSQLREAGKPIILAFNKIDHYPETDRLAIYQKIRDDRVKQLLSPDEIVMIAASPLVTEISQDSQGNLKQQRRRGTPQIEALKLKILEILHREGKSLVALNTMLYADEVNEQIVARKLEIREKAANELIHKAVMTKAMAIALNPVTVVDLLTGAVVDVAMIVALSRLYGIPMTQQGAIALLQKIGVSMGGISASEFLASLGLSSLKGMLGLVIPTTVGFSLLPYVSIAITQGSVAGVSCYAIGQVTKRYLANGAAWGPEGPKTVVKRILLSLDKTSILNRIKWELGAKLKRDKDFNVMG, encoded by the coding sequence ATGTCTAAAGCGAATAATGATAAGTCTTGGCACTTTCAAGAATTAGATGATGCCTTAGTTAGTTTTGATGAAATTCAAGAACAATTAAACTATCAAAAAGCCCAAGATAGTTTGAGAAACCTAGTTAACCATTTAGATTTAACCCATCAAGAACAAATAGGATTAGAAAGTGAATTAAATAACCTAACAGAAATGCTAGAAAAATTAGAGCATTCTGTGGTACAAATAGCTGCTTTTGGGATGGTAGGCAGGGGAAAATCTTCAGTTTTGAATGCTTTATTAGGGGAAGAAATATTTAAAACAGGTCCTTTGCATGGAGTGACTCAAGGAATAGATACAGCGGATTGGACCTTAAAACAAGACGATAATATAAAAGGTTTACAAACAGTAGCCTTATCTGGGTGGGGACAATCTCAAATTCAGTTAATTGATACCCCTGGCATTGATGAAGTAGATGGGGAAACACGGGAAATTTTAGCCCATCAAATGGCTAAACAGGTAGATTTAATTCTTTTTGTCATTTCAGGAGATATGACTAAAGTTGAATTTGAAGCTTTATCCCAGTTGAGAGAAGCCGGTAAACCTATTATCTTAGCCTTTAATAAAATTGATCACTATCCAGAAACCGATCGCTTAGCCATTTACCAAAAAATACGAGACGATCGCGTTAAACAGTTACTTTCCCCTGATGAAATTGTCATGATTGCTGCTTCTCCATTGGTAACAGAAATTAGTCAAGATAGTCAAGGAAATTTAAAACAACAAAGAAGAAGAGGAACGCCTCAAATTGAGGCATTGAAGTTAAAAATTTTAGAAATTTTGCATCGGGAAGGTAAATCCTTAGTAGCTCTTAATACCATGTTATACGCCGATGAAGTCAATGAGCAGATTGTCGCCCGTAAATTAGAAATTCGAGAAAAAGCAGCCAATGAATTAATACATAAAGCAGTCATGACCAAAGCCATGGCCATTGCTTTAAATCCCGTGACAGTGGTTGATTTATTAACTGGGGCTGTGGTAGATGTGGCTATGATTGTAGCTTTATCTCGTCTCTATGGTATTCCCATGACCCAACAAGGGGCGATCGCTCTTTTACAAAAAATTGGGGTAAGTATGGGAGGCATTAGTGCCAGTGAATTTCTTGCCTCCTTGGGGTTAAGTTCCCTAAAAGGAATGTTAGGGTTAGTAATTCCTACAACTGTCGGGTTTTCTCTGCTTCCCTATGTCTCTATTGCCATTACTCAAGGTAGTGTGGCCGGGGTGTCTTGTTATGCCATTGGACAAGTGACCAAACGTTATTTAGCCAATGGGGCTGCCTGGGGACCAGAAGGACCAAAAACGGTAGTTAAACGTATTTTACTATCTTTAGACAAGACTTCTATCTTAAATCGTATTAAGTGGGAATTGGGGGCTAAGTTAAAAAGAGATAAGGATTTTAACGTTATGGGATAA
- a CDS encoding PEP-CTERM sorting domain-containing protein: protein MKHQNIHFSFLTRTVSYLSLTFATTLALVTGINTEVKAAKIEFDADTYAYSNPNTCTPQLAPDNKCFVEDGFNVEAFSGRETGSDPGHFHEGGHFHASNSYEAQHFSSVDRLLGVYLTLVGGGIFSLESLDYQLRDNTRAISGYSTDNTKILISTTFDPTQPVLGQFTEFSLGNELDLPFQTLYLTEFDNITQVYIASSGDVNFDNITTTEIPEENNPNSVPEPGTLVGLLTLGTMGVCFRRKESQR, encoded by the coding sequence ATGAAACATCAAAACATTCACTTTTCATTTTTGACTAGGACTGTCAGTTATCTCAGTTTAACTTTTGCAACAACTTTGGCATTAGTAACAGGAATAAACACAGAAGTTAAAGCTGCTAAAATAGAATTTGATGCTGATACTTATGCTTATTCTAACCCTAATACTTGTACCCCACAACTCGCACCTGATAATAAGTGTTTTGTTGAAGACGGGTTTAATGTAGAAGCATTTTCAGGTCGAGAGACTGGAAGTGATCCAGGACATTTTCACGAGGGAGGACATTTTCATGCGAGTAATTCCTACGAAGCCCAACATTTTAGTAGTGTTGATCGACTGTTAGGCGTTTATTTAACTTTAGTTGGTGGAGGGATTTTTTCCTTAGAAAGTTTAGACTATCAATTGAGAGATAATACTCGTGCTATTTCTGGTTATTCAACCGATAACACCAAAATTTTAATTAGCACTACTTTTGATCCGACTCAACCCGTTTTAGGACAGTTTACGGAGTTTTCTCTTGGTAATGAATTGGATTTACCATTTCAAACCTTATACTTAACAGAGTTCGATAATATTACTCAAGTTTATATTGCCAGTTCAGGAGACGTAAACTTTGATAATATTACCACCACTGAGATTCCTGAAGAGAACAACCCTAATTCTGTTCCTGAACCGGGTACTTTAGTGGGATTATTAACCCTGGGAACTATGGGTGTTTGTTTCAGACGAAAAGAAAGTCAAAGATAG
- a CDS encoding TldD/PmbA family protein codes for MTATLLISKELPQLSYESSRDRFDASWQDPLSTLLGLGRAAGADFLEFFLERVNYISCLAEEDAITSISPRLSTGAGIRIFKGKADCYVSTNDLSFQGLKTALEKGLSILDLTLPSPNAYIPETNLELLRDYAVTKDKEIWLPQCSSIEEMGHTLLQANGKLGQKANHIQSRRAMYFRDWQEVLVAASDGTFARDIRLTQSVGYSLFCADGDHRTSIGKRFGDTSDPGFLRQWDYESAAEGVAESAGKMLYADFVESGNYPIIMANEFGGVIFHEACGHLLETTQIEHKTTPFMDKKGEKIAHENLTAWDEGRSDKAFGTIDMDDEGMPTQRTLLIENGILKNFIADRTGSMRTGHPRTGSGRRQSYAYAAASRMRNTYIAEGNYSIDDLFASVDKGIYCKQMGGGSVGATGEFNFAVSEAYLIENGKVTKPLKGATLIGTAKDIMNEISMCSQDLGLAPGFCGSVSGSIYVTVGQPHLKVDNITVGGR; via the coding sequence ATGACAGCAACTTTGTTAATCTCAAAAGAATTACCTCAATTAAGTTATGAGTCTAGTCGCGATCGCTTTGATGCGAGTTGGCAAGATCCCCTCTCTACCCTCTTAGGGTTAGGAAGGGCAGCCGGGGCCGACTTTTTAGAATTTTTCCTAGAACGGGTTAACTATATTAGCTGTTTAGCCGAAGAAGACGCTATTACCAGCATTTCCCCTCGTTTATCCACTGGGGCAGGAATTCGCATTTTTAAGGGCAAAGCGGACTGCTATGTCAGTACCAATGACCTCTCGTTTCAAGGGCTAAAAACCGCCTTAGAAAAGGGCTTATCTATCTTAGATTTAACCCTCCCCTCCCCTAACGCTTATATCCCAGAAACCAACTTAGAATTATTAAGAGATTACGCAGTAACCAAAGATAAAGAGATTTGGCTACCTCAATGTAGTTCTATCGAAGAGATGGGACATACCTTACTACAGGCCAATGGCAAACTGGGACAAAAAGCCAACCATATCCAGTCCCGTCGGGCTATGTATTTCAGGGACTGGCAAGAAGTATTAGTGGCGGCCAGTGATGGTACGTTTGCTAGAGATATTCGCCTCACTCAGTCGGTGGGTTACTCCCTATTCTGTGCAGATGGGGATCATCGCACCTCTATTGGGAAACGGTTCGGAGATACCAGTGACCCCGGTTTCTTACGTCAATGGGACTATGAAAGCGCAGCCGAAGGGGTAGCCGAGTCTGCCGGAAAAATGCTTTATGCGGACTTTGTTGAGTCTGGAAATTATCCCATTATCATGGCTAATGAGTTCGGTGGAGTCATTTTCCACGAAGCTTGCGGCCATCTCTTAGAAACCACCCAAATAGAACACAAAACCACCCCTTTTATGGATAAGAAAGGGGAAAAAATCGCCCATGAAAACTTAACCGCATGGGACGAAGGCCGTTCTGATAAAGCCTTTGGAACCATTGATATGGATGATGAAGGAATGCCTACCCAACGCACCTTATTAATTGAAAATGGTATTTTAAAGAACTTTATCGCTGATCGCACCGGTTCTATGCGTACGGGCCATCCTCGCACCGGTAGTGGCCGTCGTCAAAGTTATGCCTATGCTGCGGCCTCTCGGATGCGTAATACTTATATTGCGGAAGGTAATTATTCTATCGATGATCTCTTTGCTTCGGTGGATAAAGGCATTTATTGTAAGCAAATGGGTGGGGGAAGTGTTGGCGCAACTGGTGAGTTTAATTTCGCTGTGTCTGAAGCTTATTTAATCGAAAATGGCAAGGTCACGAAACCGTTAAAAGGTGCAACCTTGATTGGAACGGCTAAAGATATTATGAACGAAATATCAATGTGTTCTCAAGATTTAGGACTGGCCCCAGGGTTCTGCGGTTCCGTCAGTGGCAGTATTTATGTGACGGTTGGTCAACCTCATTTAAAAGTGGATAACATCACTGTTGGCGGTCGTTAA